CGATTGCTGTTCCGGTGGGACGGATCTGAAGATTCTAAGGAAAGCTGCACCGTGAGCTAGTTGCGAATCTGGCGGACACGAAGGACCAACGGTGAcggtaacaaacaaaagattGGAAACAGTAAATTAAGATACTTTATTTTCGATTGCGGTTTGATAATTGAATCGGTCTTCAGCGGGTGCACGGTCACGCGGTCGGTCCGGAAGAAGCAAAGGTGACTGTATAGTATGGAAAAAGGTGGCCCCTGCCgttgttttcgtgtttttgttgtggtgTGTACGGGTTGGAACAAATTGGTTGGAAAATTAGGTGGGAAAAGCTAGACACTCAATTTTGGAAGCGATGTGCGATGTGGGTTGTAGCATGGTGGCTGCAGGGAGTTTACGATTTTCCTATTCGAATACTGGATTTCTTTTGTCCTGAAGCACCAAGACAATTTCACAGAAGGTGGGAGCCGAAAAACCAGGAAAGGAAATCTAACTTTTCAACACTTTGAGTTCGCCTAATCGAATTCGGGCCCGGTGTACGTTGCACTGGCTGGCTACATAAGGAAACACGTTTTGGGAAAGAACTATACAAAGAAGTGGTAGTTGAGTGGAAAAGATGTGGAAGTTTACAGGAGCGAAAGTTTTCCGGTGGAAAGTGTGAAAGCTATCAGATAATGTTCCAGGATGAAAGAAAGCTTTCAAATTGTGTAGAGGGGTCACATCGACATCCAAAGAGTATGGAGaaactctttttttctttttgtactaCATTGCGATGATCTGGAGtcaattgatttattattaattattgtgtAGTAAAAGCCATTCTGCActgaataaaaaagaatacaGAAAGTTCAGAATATGAAAATTATACTCTATCCTAACACAAGCACGCAAAAGAAATATTCCGAAATATTCTATACAACGTTTCGAAGGCTATATGGGGGTTAGCACCTGCACAGAATTTACTACACGCGGAGGCGGTTCGGATGAGTTGCGGGAAATCGACTTACACGTTCGGCGTTCAGATTGTAAGAAAGCTTTTATTAATCCTAGTTGCTTAGTAGTTCCTAGTCCTAGTAGCTCTTGGCGCATAAGCACAATTCCCTTATGCGCTCGGTTTACACCCATGCGTCGGGTGATTCGATTGAGTGCTGCGTCGAGCAGTTCGCTGATTCCTGCTATCGAGCTGTTCCCTGCATCCTTCCCCCCTTTAGTAACAATATCGTTCCGGTATTGTGGTCACGCGACCATATCGGGTGGTGTACCTTTTTTCGTCAGGCACTGTCGTAGTGCTTATCGGGAGAGAATCTTCTTGCGCCTGGAGTGTGTTCCTGGGAGAGTGTGGGGCGAACGGCATCGATACGCAGCCACACATGCGTGCATGATCCTAATCCTGCTTGTAAGTACGACTTGCTTTTGTATcgtgctgtgtttgtgttgacCTTATCTTGCTCATCATTTGTATTACATTATCTCTCTTGATCGTTGATCTCAATCGTAACAATACGATCGGTAGTGCGTCAGTCCATTTCGCGCGGTTGTGGCACAATGTTGCGGAATTTAATTGCCGGTGCTCGCTTTCTATTTGTCCGTTAGGTGTTGTTCTTAAATGGTCTATCCCTGATAAATCGAACATGCGTTTAATAACGAGTGAATTTGTCTATCATCGTGAGACAAAAGTGGGTTTCCTTCAGATGGTGGAAGTGGACCTATTAAGTCCAGGTGCACGTGGTAAAACCTGGTACAGTGATGTGTTGTATCGAAGAATGGTTGTGTtgagtgatttttgttttttggcatACGGCCATACGGCATACGGCATTTGTTTTGGTGTTAGCAATCTTTTCGTATAGAAGGCCAAACGAATCTTTCGCCAATCAAGTGTGTGGTTGCTCGTACTCCCGGATGTGATGTGTTGTGCAATATTTCGTGTAGATGTGTCGCAGAAtagtgttgttttcgttccggGTACCTTTTTACCGCGTCGGTTTCAGTGTTGTGTTTCAGTGTCTGTGCGCTGCAGCTGCACCATGCGCTCATGTCAGCTCAATCTATCGCATCAGTGTTAAACGCAGCGACCCTGCTTAACATGTAAGcgattttgttctgttcgttAGGAACGTGATCTATTGTAAGTACTCGCTTTTTTTTAGAcaaggggggaggggagaggggggggaaCCATTGACATTTAAAGCCAGCTTGGTGTTTGGTGCAGGATGCGCAACGATTGCCACATTTGCCAAACCTTCTTTACACTAAGTGTACGCGGTGTTCGTCTCTTCATTCCAAACCAATCTTGTACTGTCGCTTCGCTTGTTTCCTataatcatttttttgtaGTATACTTTGTTTATAAGCGGCATGTTCCTTGTGTTGTTCAGGGTTAGTGgactgcggtcttcatcggtTGGTAACGATCGGTGGTTTCGCTTCGGTTGCACTTAGCGATGGCGGTGTACATATATTTGGCTCGGTTGCCGAGGGCCACGATGACGGTGTTAAATGTCTGTTTGTCCAGGCTGCTTCCCGGCCAACGAAACCAAGTGTCACCATCATTTACGTCGAAATCGGGAAAGCTGATTTTCGAGATGACGTCGGAGGAAGTTTCGTTGGCAGTCATCGTTATCGCGGGTACAATTACACGGTAGCACGGTACAAGGTCACTTCGcgaaaatggatttttttttaaatcgtcggggtcaccagtttGGGGGTTAGCACTTGCACAGAATTTACTACACGCTGAGGCGGTTCGGATGAGTTGCGGGAAATCGACTTACTCGTTCGGCGTTCAGATTGTAAGAGAGCTTTTATTAATCCTAGTTGCTTCTTGGCGCATAAGGACAATTCTCTTATGCGCTCGGTTTACACCCATGCGTTGGGTGATTCGATTGAGTGCTGCATCGAGCAGTTATTGGATCCTGCTGTCGAGCAGTTCGCTGTTTACTGCTATCGAGCACTTCCCTATAGCTACATAACACAATATTCGCAATATTTCAAGTTCGATCCGTGCAGATTTAGTTGGTGGAGTCATTCGCCTTATATGAAATTATTGCGATCTTCGTATAGTTCTTAGCTTATTTATCAGACACTTAGGGAAGATGTTTAGTAGTTACCTTATGAAATTCCTCAAGTCGGCTGGACAGGTCTTTCGGACGGGCAGTATGGCTTTTGCAGTGACTGATTGACCCCTAATATAGACAACTGCAGTCCTTACAAAACAAGATCTGTGCTTAATCGCAGGTCGGAACAATCTAGCACAGTATGCAGGACTGAATATACAGCCACTGGCAAAAAAGCCAATGAATGAAAGCAGACCAATCACTGCTCTTGGAACCAGGATCGTGAAGTCACAACTTATCCGAATATTGGGGAAGTACTTCACCACTAGAACTTTCCACCTGAGAAATGGATAAAGAAGGTGAGTCGAATCGATTACCTGAAGAGATCGGTCCTAAGATTTGCTGAGACATCACCTGAGCAAGGTTTAGTGAATGGCATCATTTTCACGTCCAACAAGTGAGCCATATAGAAAGCTGTAACTGAAAGAGCGACGGGTAATGTGTGAGCACTTTAGTTATTTCGGTGCTGATCAGTTAGCTTCAAGCTTTACGATTATCTCAGCTGAGTCTTGGTGGTACCTGCAGGTTTAATTCACCCATATCCCATACCGTACGGTTTGTACCAGAAACTCTCTTACAATGAGCTTAATGCAGAATAATGGTGCTTCGCCTTGCTTCTATATACTTCGATGCATTCGTCTTACGTAGAAGGACATCTGTTGCCAGGAATGTGTCGTGAAAGGAACGATTGCTATCTTACGGGGTATTCGCCGGGCACCAAATTCTCGAGTGTCCAAGGTACAGTTTGGCTACATTCTGTTCTTAAACCCAAAGTTCATATTCTCTCGTCACCTTTCATGACTAGGGACAATTGAACAAAGGGAGATTCAAGTTTGAAACTAAGTTTAGACCGAACTTAGGCGTTTCGCCTCTTTCCTGAGGGCACGAGCTGGTCGTGACACCTGTGACCATTACTTGCTTGCATCTCAGATTCTGGCGACGATAAGAGAATTCGAAGTCATCTgggttgaaattgaaaaatggtTTTATGTGTACAATGCATAACGCGAAACATGGTACACCACGGAGCGGGTATGGTTTAGATATTGTTTATCGCATATTGTATACCGTGTACCATCATCCGTTCGCCGTTCGTACCGTGCGAGCTTTAGATCAAGGCTacgtaaaaaaaacccgaactcAGGACTGATGGGAATAGTTTTGCCTCGGTTGGGAAGGATAGTATTTTATAAGCTGCTCGATCACTGATTGGAAGTAGCAAATGAAAATGGATCGGTCGGTATTGTTTATGGTAGCACTTGGCCGCTGAGATTACACCATCTGTGATGACATTTTTGTGAAGATTTTGAATTGCACTATCGGTCAACCAGTGATCTGCCTGTACTATCGTTCTACGCAAACTATTCTTGGCTCAACTTACGAAAGCGTTCGATACTTTTCAAGTTTGCATGAGACATCTACACTTTCATTGGGAATAGGGTAACAACAATTATTTCGATTCTGCTTATGGAACAGTTCGTATCTGTAATTATATACaggtaaataattaataattgatatcaTGCACCACAATCGAATGTGCATTAAAAGTTtacacaaaatcaaacaattttttttaccaaactAAGTGAGTGGAACTTCACCGAAAATGACATGCGTACGTTCAACTTTTCCCACCATTTTTGTATGACATTTAGATGTCAAAACGATCAACATGTACCAGCCTGACGTATCTCGCATTGGCGGCATACATGTTCATTCCTGTTCGATTACGTTAGCTTCCAAACGGCGTTTGCTCTCCTGTCTACCTCAGGTTAAGCACGTGGATTGAGTCTGTATTTCGGTATTACCGGTATTTCCAGGAAGGTAAGTACAGTAAAAATCATAAACTAAAGAAAATTTACATGATGAGTTTCTGTTCTAGACGTCTTGCGTTGAAAGAAACCATCGAAATGTCTCGAACGTACAACCCAAACCAGCGTACAGCAGTTGAATTGTTTGATGAATTGTGGGAGACGACGATAAAGTCAAGTATAATACCGGAAGGAAAAAGGCAATTAGCTAACGATGAATTAGTTGAGTTTATCATTGGTAAAATTAAGAGCTTTATGCACCATTTTCCGTATCGCTCCCTATTTCATTTGAGCGCCGATGTGAAAAATAACGCGAAAGCCATTGCGTTGCGTAAGAAAGGAAACGATTTCTTCCATCCGACACGTTTTGAAAACTACTTCTTAGTTCTTACATATTACAACGAAAGCATCGTGTGCGCTGAAAAATATTCAGAGGAGAGAGCGATAGCGTACGCTAATCGGTCATTGGTGTGCCTTCAGCTTGAGCGATACGCGGATTGTTTGGAGAATATTCGTCTGGCACGGGAGTCAAACTGCCCGGAGCGACTTGTGGAAAAGCTGAACAGACGCGAAGCAATGGCGAAGGAGGGTTTGTTGAAACCAAACTCGGCCACGGTTATCCCTGGCGAACAGGCAGAAGAGCTTAAACTAAGCTACAACTGTCATCCGAAGATACCCCAAATGGTGGAATGTTTGGAGGTGCGTCGTAATGCAGAGTACGGACGCCATGTGGTGACTAATCGGAAGTTGAAAGCTGGAGATGTCGTGATCATCGAGAAACCATTCGCAACCATGCTGCACGAAGACTTCCGATATTTGCGATGTGCCAATTGTCACGATAGTAACCTACTGACTCTCATTCCGTGTGAAGGCTGTTCCTTCACAATGTACTGCTCGGAGGAATGTTTGAGTAAAGCGCACCAACAGTACCATCGGTATGAATGTGGAATCCTTCATGAATTATGGCAAATTGCGGGTGATACGCGTTTTGGTATGGCAGGATTACGAACTGTTGCAACGGCCATTGCCCTGTTTGATCACGATTTGGATGCGATGAAGGAGCACCTGGACCGTCTGGACGAATCGAAGGTGAACGCGTTTACGATGGATTGGACAACAGCTACGCCAAAAGATGTATACAACACGGTACATGTGCTGTCAACCAATCAAGCACTCCGTAGTCGTAAAGAGCTATGTCTGCATGTTTTCATAGCCTCCATCATACATCAGCTAATGTTGGAACGCACCGAGCTGGGAGCGATGTGCGCAACGAGCGCTGAAAAAACCCGGctgttgtttgatttaattctGCGCCATTGGCAAGTTGCACAAGTCAACAGCATTTCCTTAACCAGTTTGGATTCCAATAGTTTTGAGATCACCTTGAAAAGGCATGGCAGGGCACTTTGGCCATTGTTAAGTATGCTCAATCATTCTTGTGTACCGAACGTGTTTCGCATTGCTCTCGAAGATGGACGCTGTGCCGTTATAGCCATCAACCCAATAGCAGCAGGAGAGCAACTCTTCGATTCTTACGAGTAAGTATGCCTACAGAGGGGATAGATATTCCATTGCCTATTTCCAATTTGCTTCTAGCTTAAACGCAAACGAATGCCGCCGTACGTCTGCTAGATTGTATTGCATGAAGAGGACATACCACTTTATCTGTCGATGCGATGCATGTGAGCTGGATCTGGATGACTACAGTTGCCTAAAAGAAGAAGATGAGAATATCTCTAGCAGTCTTGGAAGGATTAAAACAATATCAGGAAGAGTATCCGCGTTGAGATCGTACTTGAATTCAGCCGAACGATGTTTTCTTTCGTACAGATTAACCTATCCTCAGCTGCAGTACAGAAATTGGATGCACATATGGCACGGTATATTTGTGATAGGCGGTATGCCGTACAACTGGATGCATCGCGATATTAGATGCCCATCCTTCCGTATGGAAGGTTGGtaattttcataattattttattatattttcttGTATGCTTCCTTTTAAAATGGCAtatcattatttcattttatttcaactatCACAACCTATCCATAATTAAACTATTATCACTAATGACAATCAACCAATCCCAGAATCTTAAGATACTTGTATATGAAATCATAATCGAAACAATACTTGTGCTCTTAAGAAGGCTTGTTTTTTCTAACAATAACCATGGTCAGAAGTAAGGGGATGAATTTAGGATGATTTGAGCAAAAAGCTAGTTTATTTACTAGTCTCTTAATAGCTAGGTATCTCATTTATATTGAGCTATTCATACAACGCTAACATTAAtacatgaaataaaattatctgTTGTCCTATGTTTGATGCGTATACAGTTTGGTTGATTTAAAATAGGCAGGTTCAAATTAATAACTACAAGGAACTACGTTGTTCAATGCAGAAGGCCTCAGAAGGTataacaaacagcaaacggaGTTCCTTCAGAAACGATAGCTAGGGGAAAGCTTGCATCCAAACCCAATACAGCATGGGTTCAATAGAATCTTCACAGCTTCTTCAACACCGTTCCACAAACACATTTTGTGATCATTCAAACGTTGTCATCGTTTAGCGCCTCCGATGAGTAATGCCCCCGGAAGTATGGTTGGTATAGGAGTCCCTCCAAGAGGGTTTCAGCTTGCTAAGGGC
The Anopheles moucheti chromosome 2, idAnoMoucSN_F20_07, whole genome shotgun sequence genome window above contains:
- the LOC128299836 gene encoding SET and MYND domain-containing protein 4-like, with translation MSRTYNPNQRTAVELFDELWETTIKSSIIPEGKRQLANDELVEFIIGKIKSFMHHFPYRSLFHLSADVKNNAKAIALRKKGNDFFHPTRFENYFLVLTYYNESIVCAEKYSEERAIAYANRSLVCLQLERYADCLENIRLARESNCPERLVEKLNRREAMAKEGLLKPNSATVIPGEQAEELKLSYNCHPKIPQMVECLEVRRNAEYGRHVVTNRKLKAGDVVIIEKPFATMLHEDFRYLRCANCHDSNLLTLIPCEGCSFTMYCSEECLSKAHQQYHRYECGILHELWQIAGDTRFGMAGLRTVATAIALFDHDLDAMKEHLDRLDESKVNAFTMDWTTATPKDVYNTVHVLSTNQALRSRKELCLHVFIASIIHQLMLERTELGAMCATSAEKTRLLFDLILRHWQVAQVNSISLTSLDSNSFEITLKRHGRALWPLLSMLNHSCVPNVFRIALEDGRCAVIAINPIAAGEQLFDSYDLNANECRRTSARLYCMKRTYHFICRCDACELDLDDYSCLKEEDENISSSLGRIKTISGRYKLIELEFAMKEDRESFEQKLSHQTAFYDGLLGALNQPSETLGQNLTVLQTPTSQILSQPVDCSNHVKGDPNDNTEKV